The nucleotide sequence TTTTGGGCAAACCTATAACTACAAATATTATCCGGCACGCATTGATTACATTTTAGTTGATAATGTATTTGAAGTAAAAGAATTTAAAACCTTTAAAGAGTTTAAAAATTCAGACCATTTCCCCATTATGGCACGATTGAATTTTAATAGCGAATATAAGAAATAAAGAAGCTGTCCAAAAAGGACAGCTTCTTTTTAATGATGTTATTTTTTCAAGTAAGTAAAAAAGTCTATACCTTCAGGTAATGCTTCACCGTCTTCACTGATTAACCTTATTTTTAAATCACTTGCAGTTACAGAAATTACTTCTACAACTATAGTGTAACCATCTTCAGCGTCAACCAATGTAGCTTGTTTTGTAGCAGCATCATAAGCCCAAGTACCAGCGTAGTTTTCCTCTGCACAATCAGCATCTGCATCGTGATACACCTCGTCTTTTACTCCACCGGTTTTTAAATCGTAATAATCATAACTACAGTCACCAGGTTTTAAATCTGCTTCCTGAACTAAAGTACCATTTTGATAAACTTCTCCTTTAATCATATTCCATTTACCTACTAAAGGGTCTTGAGTAACTGGAGGAGTTTGATCTTGTGGTTTATCGTCATCTCCACAACTAACTAAAGATAATGATAAAAAGGCTGATAAAAGTATTAATTTTTTCATAAATAAATGTTTATAAATTCTTAACAAAGATAATTTTATAAATTAGATAAGCAAATAAAAAAAAGGAGATTTCAATTTGAAATCTCCTTTTTTTTATTTTATTAAAGTTTGTTTTTTTCGATAATCAATAGGGTGTTTCTTTGTTAAGAAGTCTAATTTGAATAAATCTAAAAAACAATTTTTTCATTCTTTAGCCTTTTCAATCAAGGATTGTATCCAATTGTTAAAACGCGGACATTTCTTTAAAATAGTTTCAATGCCTGTTTCTTCTATAATCATAATTCC is from Flavobacterium dauae and encodes:
- a CDS encoding lipocalin family protein — encoded protein: MKKLILLSAFLSLSLVSCGDDDKPQDQTPPVTQDPLVGKWNMIKGEVYQNGTLVQEADLKPGDCSYDYYDLKTGGVKDEVYHDADADCAEENYAGTWAYDAATKQATLVDAEDGYTIVVEVISVTASDLKIRLISEDGEALPEGIDFFTYLKK